The Kineococcus radiotolerans SRS30216 = ATCC BAA-149 genomic interval TCGCGAGCGCGTAGACGGTGGCGCAGTCGGACAGGACGAGGCCCTGCTCGTCGACGTAGTGCTCCAGGAACGCCGTGCGGATCCGCGCGGCGGCGGCGTCGAACCGCTCGGCGTCGCCCGTGTGCCCCAGGACGCGGGCGGCGTCGGCGACGGTGCGCAGCGAGCGGAACAGGCAGGCGGTCGCGACGACGCCCTTGTCGGCCTTGGCGTCGGCGGGGCGTTCCGGCGGGGCGTCGGGGTCGAGCCAGTCGCCGAACTGGAACACGGTGTCCCACAGCCCCTGCGGGGACAGCAGGGTCAGGACCCGCTCGACGTGGGCGGTCATCGCCGGGTAGTGCTCGGCGAGCAGGTCCCGCCGGCCGTACGCCTCCCACAGCGCCCACGGCAGCCACACCGCGACGTCGGACCAGACGGCGGTGCTGTCGGGGTCGGGGAACGCCCCGATGGGCGGGGAGTGCTTCAGCACGTCGGGGACGACGAACGCGACGAGGCCGTCGCGGGCGGCCTGCTCGGCGGCCAGGTCGCGCATCCAGTCGCGCAGGAAACCCTCCACGTCGTACAGGTACGCCGCGGTGGGGGCGAACACGGCGAGGTCGCCGGTCCAGCCGAGCCGTTCGTCGCGCTGCGGGCAGTCGGTGGGGACGTCGAGGAAGTTCCCCTTCGTCCCCCACACGACGTTGCGGTGCAGCTGGTTCAGCATCTCGTCGGAGCACTCGAACTCGCCGGTGCGTTCGAGCTCGGAGTGCACGACGACGGCTTCGAGGTCGTCGGTGCGCAGTTCCCCGGGCCACCCGTCGACCTCGGCGTAGCGGAACCCGTGGAACGTGAACGTGGGTTCGAAGACGTCGTCGCCGCCGGAGAGGGTGAACGTGTCGGTGGCCTTCGCGGTGCGCAGCGGGCGCACGCCCAGCTCGCCGTCCTCCAGCACCTCGGCGTGGCGCAGGGTGACGACCTGCCCGGCCTCGCCGCGCACGGTGAACCGCAGCCAGCCGACGAGGTTCTGCCCGAAGTCCACCAGCGTCCTGCCCGACGGGGACGTCCACACCCGCTGCGCGGGCAGGACCTCCTGGCGGCGCACCGGGGGCCCGACGTGCTCGGTGAGCAGCGCGGTGTCGAACTCCAGCGCCCGCACCCCGCCCCAGCCGTCGTCGGTGCCGGCGGTGGTGGCCCAGGCGGGGTCGAGGAGGCGGGCGTCGACGTCCTGCCCGTCGTAGAGGTCGTTCGCGGTGACCGCGGAGGCGTGCGACTCCCACGTCCCGTCGGTGACGAGGGTCTGGACGTGCCCGTCGGCGAACGTCACCTCCAGCTGCGCGAAACCCCCCAGGTCCTCGCCGTAGTACGCGCGGCCGCCGTTCCAGCCGAGCCGGCCGCGGAACCACCCGTTGCCCAGGGCCAGCCCCAGGACGTGCTCGGGTCCCGTGCTCAGCGCCGCGGTGACGTCGTGGGTGCGGTACCGCAGCCGCCACTCGAAGCTGCTCCACCCGGGGCTGAGGACGTCACCGGAGACGGCCCGCCCGTCGAGGAACGTCTCGACGACGCCCTGGGCGGTGACGTGCAGGACGGCGTCGCGGACCGCGCCGTGGCCGTCGTCGAGGGTGAACCGGCGCCGCAGCAGCGGGGCGCCGTCGCGGTCGGCGTCGCCGTCCGCGGCGATCATCGTGGCCTGCCAGGTGGGCATGTTTCCTCCGTGCGTGGGGGTCTCAGGTGGGCTGCAGCGCGCTGGGGGCGCCGGGGCCGGGCAGGGCGGGGACCGCGTCGGGGACCGCGAAGCGGTGGTGCCCGGCGCCGACCTCGGTGGCGGGGCGGCCGGGCAGGTCGACCGTGGCGGTGACCCCGAGGGGGACGTCGACGTCGACGACGAGTTCGCCGTCGCGGCGGTTCCACGCCACCGAGGCCGGCCCGTACGGGGTCTCGTGGCGGGCCGAGGCGGCGGTGAGACCCGCGCCGGGGCGGGGCCGCACCAGCAGCCGCCGGTAGCCGGGGGCGGCCGGGGCGAGCCCGGCGACGGTGCGGTGCACCCAGTCCGCGATCGACCCGAGCGCGTAGTGGTTGAAGCTCGTCATGTGCCCGGGGTTCACGGTCCCGTCGGCCAGCAGCGAGTCCCACCGCTCCCACGTCGTCGTCGCGCCCATCGACACCTGGTACAGCCAGGACGGGCAGCCCGTCTCGGTGAGCAGCGCGAACGCGGTCGCGTCGTGGCCGGTCCGGGTGAGGGCGTCGGTGACGAGGTTCACCCCGGCGAAGCCGGTGGCGACGCGGTTGCCGTCCTGCGCGACGAGCTCGGCCAGGCGCCGCCCGGCGGTCTCGCGCCGCGGCTCGTCCAGCAGGTCGAACGCGAGGGCGAGGGCGTAGGCGGTCTGCGCGTCGCTGGACAGCCGGCCGTCGGCGCGGACGTGCTCGCGGGTGAACGCCTCGCGGACCTCGGCCGCCAGCCGTGCGTAGCGGGCCGCGTCAGCCTCCTCCCCCAGCACCCCGGCGATCCGGGCCAGGGTGCGGGCCGAGTGCGCGAAGTAGGCGGTCGCCACGAGGTACTTGTCGGTGCGGGCCGCGGCCGGTTCCTCCGGCGGGGCCGCCGGGTCGAGCCAGTCGCCCAGCTGCACCCCGGTGTTCCACAACCTCGACGGCCCCGCGAGGCGCTCGACGAGGTCCACCCAGGCGCGGGCGGAGGCGTACTGGCGGCGCAGGACGCCGGTGTCGCCGAACCGCTCGTGCAGCACCGCGGGCAACAGCACCGCGACGTCACCCCACACCGCGCCCGGCTGCGGCGGGTCCCAGAACTCGGCGGGGATCATCGGCACGTACCAGGGCACGGTCCCGTCGGGCAGCTGCTCGACCGCCACGTCGGCCAGCCAGCTCGCCAGGAAACCCCCCACGTCGTAGAGGAAAGCGGCGGTGGGGCCGAACACCTGCACGTCCCCGGTCCAGCCGAGCCGCTCGTCGCGCTGGGGGCAGTCGGTGGGCACGTCGACGAAGTTCGAGCGCATCGACCACACGACGTTCTCGTGCAGCCGGTTCAGCCGCTCGTCGGAGCAGGTGAACCAGCCGGTGCGCTCCAGGTCGGAGTGCAGGACGCGCGCGACGACGTCCTCCTCGCCCAGCCGCCCGGGCCAGCCGGTGACCTCGACGTAGCGGAACCCGTGCATCGTGAACCGCGGTTCCCACTCCTCCCCGGCCGGGTCCCCGGCCAGGACGTACGTGTCGGTGGCGCGGGCCCGCTGCAACGGCCGGGTGCACAGCTCACCGTCCTGGAGGACCTCGGCGTGGCGCAGCCGGACGCGGTCCCCGGCGTTCCCGCGGACGCGGATCCGCACCCGCCCGGCGAGGTTCTGCCCGAAGTCCAGGACCGTCGCCCCCGAGGGCGTGGTGAGCACGGACACCGGCCGCAGTTCCCGGGTGCAGCGCACCGGCGGGCCCTGCGCGGCCACCAGGGTCGCCGGGTCGCGCTCGTACCCGCGCACCCCGGCCCAGGCGGAGTCGTCGAACCCGGGGCGGGAGAACCCCGGGACCGCGAGCCGGGCGTCGAACTCCTCGCCGTCGTAGAGGCTGGCGGCGGTGATCGGGCCGTGCGCGGCGCGCCAGGTGCCCCCGTCGGCCCCGGCGCCGGGGTGGGTGGTGACGACGACGCGGCGGCCGTCGGCCAGGTCCACCTCCAGCTGGGCGATCAGCGCGGTGCGGGTGCCGTACAGGTCGTGGTTCCCGCCGTGGGTGCCGTACCGGCCGCGGTACCAGCCGTCGGCCAGCCACGCCCCGAGGGCGTTCGCCCCTTCGCGCAGGTGCGCGGTGACGTCGTGGGTGCGGTGCCGCAGCCGGTGGTGGTAGCTCGTCCAGCCCGGCGCGAGGACCTCGTCGCCGACGCGGGTGCCGTTGACCTCGACCTCGTGGACGCCGTGCGCGGTGACGTGCAGGCGCGCGCGGGCGACGGGGCCGGGCAGGTGGAACTCCCGGCGCAGCAGGGCGGGGCGGTGGTCGGTTCCGGGTTCCTCCTCCCAGTCCGGGCCGACGGGGACGGCGGCCCAGTCGCCGGGGTGCAGCAGGCCGGTCTCGACCTCCAGCGGCGCGCTCCACGCGGTGGGGTCGGGGTGGTCCGCGCTCCAGGCGCGGACCTGCACGCGGACCCGTTCGCGCGAGGCGAGGTCGGGCGCCGGCCAGGGCACGAGGACGCTGTCGCCGGACCCGGTCCGCCCGCTGGTCCACGCGCGCGGTGCCGCGCCGGGGACGACGGGCACGGCGGTGACGCGCACCTCGTGGTCGGTCTGTCGCCACGCGGGCGGGGTCGCGCCGGTGGGGCGGGCGATCCAGGACAGGCGCGGGCGGGCGGTGCCCAGGCCGAGCGCGGGCCGGCCGTGCTCGGCGCGCAGGTCGGTGAGGGTGACGTCGGGGCGGTGGGGCACGGGGGGTCCGTTCACGGGGTTCGGGGTCAGCCCTTGACGGCGCCGGAGGTCATGCCGGCGACGATCTGGCGGTTGAAGAACAGGTACAGCACCAGCGGCGGGATCGTGATGAGCAGGATGTCCATGAACAGCAGGTTGTAGCTGGACGTGGTCTGGCTCTGGAAGTTGAACAGCGTCAGCTGGACGGTGGCCCCGGCGTCGCCGGGCAGGAAGTACAGCGGGGTCTGGAAGTCGTTGAACACCGTCACCGACTGCACCAGCACCACCGTCACCAGCACCGGGCGCAGCAGCGGCAGGACGACGCGGAAGAACAGCCGCAGCGGCCCGGCGCCGTCCAGGACCGCGGCCTCGTCGAGTTCGCGGGGGATGGTGGAGATGAAGGCCCGGAACAGCAGGATCGTGAACGACAGGCCGAAGGCGACCTCGACGAGGATCAGCCCGGGCATGGTGCCGAACATCCCGAGGCGCTGCAGGACCCAGATGGTCGGGACCACCGCGGGCGGCATGACGAGCCCGGCCAGGACGAGGAAGTTCACCAGGGCGGTCACCCGGGACTTCCGGCGCTGGAGCACGAACGCGACCATCGCCCCCAGCACGACCATGATCGTGACGCTGGCCACGGTCAGGACGATGGAGTTGATGAACGCGATGACCAGCAGGTAGTCGCGGGTCTGGACGACCTCGACGAGGTTCTGCCACACCTGCGGTTCCCGCGGCCAGGCGAAGCGGAACTCCCCGGCCTGCCGGGCGTCCATCGCCGCGACGAGCACGATGAAGGCGAAGGGGACGACGAACACGACGAGGCTGACGGCGATCGCCAGGCCCCCGACGCCGTAGCGGTACAGGGAGGCGCGCGGGCCGCCGACGCGGCCGCCGCCGGTCCGCACCGGGGCCGCCCCCGCGTCCGGGCGGGAGGAGACGCCGAGGTTGGTGGTGGCGCTCACAGCTCGACCTCCTTGCGGGCCAGCAGCCGGGTCAGCGGCAGGACGACGGCGATGACCGCGACGAAGAGGATGACGTTGCCGGCGGTGGACAGGCCGTAGAACCCGGCCTGGTACTGCTTGTAGATCACCGAGGCGATGACGTCGGAGGTGAACCCGGGTCCGCCCTTGGTCATGGCCCAGATCAGGTCGAAGGAGCGCAGGCCCCCGATGAGGGACAGGGTGACGACGGTGGACGTCGCCGGCCAGGACAGCGGGAACACGACGTCGCGGAACAGCGTCCAGGAGCCGGCCCCGTCGACCTTGGCCGCCTCGTAGTACTCCTTGGGGATGGAGACGATGCCGGCCATGTAGATGAGGGTCGCCAGGCCCACGCCCTTCCAGACGTCGACCATCGCGACGGAGAACAGCGCCAGGGACGGGTCGGTGAGCCAGCCGGGCCCGTCGATGCCGATGACGCCGAGGGCGGCGTTGACGGCGCCCTTGGAGGGGTTCATCAGGACCTGGAAGGTGATGCCGACCCCGACGCTGGAGACCAGGACGGGGAAGAACACGACGGCGCGCAGGAACCCGCGCCCGACGATCTGGGAGGTCAGCAGCATGCCCAGGGCCAGGCCGAGGACGACCTTGGCCCCGGAGGTGATCGCGGCGTAGACGAAGGTGTTGACGAAGCCCTTGGTGAGGGCCGGTTCGGAGAAGAACTGGACGAAGTTGTCGAACCCGGTGAACTCGGAGGTGAAGATCGTCCACCGGGTCATGCTGAAGTACAGCGACAGCAGCGTGGGGATCAGGAACAGGAGCCCGTAGACGATCGCGGCGGGCAGGTAGAACCAGCCCGGGTAGGGGCTGCGACCGCGACGGCGGGCGGGTGGGGTCGAGGCCCGGGTGGGGGGCGCGGACGTCGTGGCGGCCACGGTGTTCACCTTCCTGACGGATCGGGCCCGGGTCACCAACCTTCGAGGCCGAGCTGCTGGGCCTGCTTCTGGACGTCCTGGTCGTAGAGGGCGGCGCCGTCCTGCGCGGAGCGGATGCCGGAACCGACCTCGACGAGGATCTGCTCCAGCGCCGGGCCCTTGATGGGCGAGACGTACTCCAGCGCCGGGGACTGCGCGCCGGAGTCGAAGTAGGCGCTGACGTCCTTGGTGACCTGCGGGACGTCGGCGGGCAGGTCGCAGCCGTCGACGAGGTAGGGGCCGGTGGGCACGCTCTGCTCGGACTGGATGTCGCAGGCGTCCGTGGTGGTCAGGTAGGTGAGGAACTGCTTGGCCGCGTCGAGCTTCTCGCCGGTCGTCGACTTCGGGACGTAGACCCCGCCGGGGAACCACGCGGTGAGGCCGTTGCCGGCGGCGTCGTCGCCGGGGAGGGCGAAGAACCCGATGTCGGCGATCTTCTCGGGGGCGACGCTGAGGATGGTGGCGACGTTCGCCGACAGCAGGGGGTAGTGGGCCCCCTCTCCGGCGGCGAGGGTGCGGATGCCGTCCTCGACCTTGGCCGAGGCGAAGTCGGCGTTCACGAAACCCTTGTCGTGGATCTCCTGGGTGTGCTCGAACCCCTTGATGGCCGCCGGGTCGGTGGCGTACTTGGCTTTCCCGGCGGTGTAGTCCTCGGCGAAGGACGGGTTGGCCGTGGCGACGTTGTGGAAGTCGCCGAGGACGAGCAGCTGGGAGGTCCAGGTCTCGCCGTAGGTCTGGATGACCGGGGCGATGCCGGCGGCCTTGATCTTCTCGTTGTTGGCGGTGAACTCCGCCCACGTCTTCGGCACCTGGAGCCCGAGCTGCTGGTACACGGCGCGGTTGTAGAGGACGCCGCCGCCGAAGGCGGTGCCCAGCGGCACGCCGTACACGTCGTCGCCGACGCTGACCTGGGGGTCGAAGCTGTCGTCGACGGCGTCGAGGAAGCTCTCCCCGGTCAGCGGGGTGAGGGTCGTGGCGGGGGCGAGCTGCTGGAAGAGCGAGCCGCTGTTGTAGGCGAAGAGGTCGTCCATGCTGCCGGTCTGCAGGCGCGTCTTGACGAGGTTGTCGCCCTCGCCGCCCTGGGGACGGGTCTCCACCTCGACGCGGACCTCGGACTGGGAGCCGTTGAAGCTCTCGGCGAGCGCCTCGGCGGTGGCGACGGTCTGCGGGGCGTTGTCGACGAGGAAGGTGAGGGTGGTGGCGCCGCTGTCGCCCCCGTCGTCGGAGGACCCGAGGCTGCCGGCGCTGCAGGCGCTCAGCACGAGCGGGGTGAGGCTGAGGGCGGCCAGGACACGGAGGGTTCGGGGCGTGCGGCGGGTGCGGTGGGCCACGGGGGTCTCCTCGTCGAGACGGTCACGGGTGGGGCGGTGCGATTGAGTGAGACGCTTCATTACGTTGCTGACGAGAAAGTACGAGCTGCCACCCGGCACGTCAACCCCGGGCGGAGCCCGACGGGTTCAGCGCGGGAGGCGGCCGGCGCTGCTCTCGCGCACCAGCAGCGAGGGCTGCACCACCACCCGGCGGTGGACGTGGTCGACGCCCTCGGCGACCTCGTCGGCGAGCAGCCGCACGGCCGCCGCGCCCATCTCCTCGCCCTCCATCCGCACCGTCGTCAGCGGGACCGCCCCGCCCCAGGCGCGCGCGTCGTGGTCGCACCCCATGACCGCGATGTCCCCGGGCACCGACAGGCCCGCCCCCCGGAGGGCCTCGACGACGGAGGCCCCGAGCATGTCGGTGACCGCGATCAGGGCGTCCGGGCGCCGCCGCGCGGGCAGGGCCAGGACCTCCTCGACGACGTGGTCGCCGTCGTTCTCCCCGACACCCTCGGTGTCCAGCTCGACCAGGCTCACCCCCCGGCCCGCCTCGCGCACCGCCCGCCGGACCCCGGCCTGCCGCTCGTGCACCGGCTGCAGGTCGTTCAGCTCGCTGACCCACGCCAGCCGGCGCCGCCCCAGCTCGACCATGTGCCGGGCGGCCAGGTACCCGACGCGCTCGTTGTCGACCAGCACCGTGCAGCAGTCCTGGCGGCCGTCGTCGTAGTTCACGACGACCAGCGGCGTCCCGTGCCGGCGGACCCGCTGGATCCCCGCGAACGGGTCGCTCAGCGGCGCCAGCACCACCCCCCGCACCCGGGCGCTCTCGAACAGGTCCAGGTGGGCGTCCTGCTGGGCGTCGTCGCGGTCGCTGTTGGTCACCAGCAGGCTCTCGCCGCGGGCCGCGGCCTCGCGCTGCGCGCCGCGGGCGATGTCCACGAACAACGTGTTCCCCAGGTCGACGACGACCAGGCCGATGGTCCGGTTCTCCCCGCCGGCCAGGGAGCGGGCGTTGGCGTTGGGGGTGAAACCCAGCTGCTCGATGGCCGCGCGGACCCGGGCGAGCGTCTCGGGGCGGACCTGCTCGGGGTGGTTGAGGGCGTTGGAGACGGTGCCCACCGACACCCCCGCCACGGCGGCGACCTCCACCACGCTGGGGTTGGTGCGCGCCGCCCGCACGGGCACCGCGCGGGAGAACCCGAGCTGCTCGATGGCGGCGCGGACCTTCTCGATCGTCTCCGCCCGCACCCGCTCGGGGTGGTTGACGACGTTGGACACCGTGCCCACCGAGACCCCGGCCAGCGCCGCCACCTCGACCATGCTCGGGGCACCGCCCCGGCCGCGCGCAGTCCTCGTCGATCCCACCGGGGGGATCCTAGGGGCGCGGTCCCGGGGTCACCGGGGCCCACCTCCCCCCGCCACGTGCTCCAGGAGGCGGTCCACGAACACGGCCTGCCCCTTCACCAGCCGGGACCGGGCCTGCTCCGGGGTGGACCAGGCGGCCCGGTCGACCTCGGGGAACTCCGCGGTCCGGCCCGAGCGCGGGGGCCACTCCATCGTGAACGTCCCGGGGTCGAGGTCGTCGGCGTCGAAGGCGGACCCGGCCGGCAGTTCCCCCGCCCACACGGTCACGACCTTCCCGCCGCCCTGGCGGGCCTCCCCCAGGGGGACGAGGTCCACCGGCGGCAAGGGACGCCCGAGCTCCTCGGCGAACTCGCGGGCGGCGGTGTCGAGGAGGTCCTCCCCCTCCTCGGGTTCGCCCTTGGGGATCGACCAGGCGTGCTCGTCCTTGCGCGCCCACAGCGGACCGCCCATGTGGGCGACGAGGAGTTCCACCCCGCCCGCCGCGTCGAACCGGTACAGCAGGATCCCCGCGCTCCGCCTGGTCGCCACGTCGGCCAGTGTGCCCGCGGGCGGGCACGGGTGCCCGGTGGTCAGCCGGGGGCGGGGACGAGCGCGGCGGGCGGGGCGATCCCGCACCGCCGCAGGGCCAGCACGGCGGCCCCGACCCGTCCCGCGCCCGACCCGAGCTGCGCGACCCGCACCTCCGGCGCCGCGC includes:
- a CDS encoding family 78 glycoside hydrolase catalytic domain, translating into MPTWQATMIAADGDADRDGAPLLRRRFTLDDGHGAVRDAVLHVTAQGVVETFLDGRAVSGDVLSPGWSSFEWRLRYRTHDVTAALSTGPEHVLGLALGNGWFRGRLGWNGGRAYYGEDLGGFAQLEVTFADGHVQTLVTDGTWESHASAVTANDLYDGQDVDARLLDPAWATTAGTDDGWGGVRALEFDTALLTEHVGPPVRRQEVLPAQRVWTSPSGRTLVDFGQNLVGWLRFTVRGEAGQVVTLRHAEVLEDGELGVRPLRTAKATDTFTLSGGDDVFEPTFTFHGFRYAEVDGWPGELRTDDLEAVVVHSELERTGEFECSDEMLNQLHRNVVWGTKGNFLDVPTDCPQRDERLGWTGDLAVFAPTAAYLYDVEGFLRDWMRDLAAEQAARDGLVAFVVPDVLKHSPPIGAFPDPDSTAVWSDVAVWLPWALWEAYGRRDLLAEHYPAMTAHVERVLTLLSPQGLWDTVFQFGDWLDPDAPPERPADAKADKGVVATACLFRSLRTVADAARVLGHTGDAERFDAAAARIRTAFLEHYVDEQGLVLSDCATVYALAIEFGLLTGAQREWAGQRLAEIVEKAGYRVSTGFAGTPYVTGALSGTGHLDAAYRLLTERKCPSWLYPVTMGATTIWERWDSMLPDGSINPGEMTSFNHYALGAVADWMHRVVAGLSPLEPGYRRALVAPQPGGGLTWARGSLRTPHGNLAVRWEQGEAGLVVDVEVPAGTTAVLRLPGEADRELPAGTHRVTAALTAP
- a CDS encoding glycoside hydrolase family 78 protein, with amino-acid sequence MNGPPVPHRPDVTLTDLRAEHGRPALGLGTARPRLSWIARPTGATPPAWRQTDHEVRVTAVPVVPGAAPRAWTSGRTGSGDSVLVPWPAPDLASRERVRVQVRAWSADHPDPTAWSAPLEVETGLLHPGDWAAVPVGPDWEEEPGTDHRPALLRREFHLPGPVARARLHVTAHGVHEVEVNGTRVGDEVLAPGWTSYHHRLRHRTHDVTAHLREGANALGAWLADGWYRGRYGTHGGNHDLYGTRTALIAQLEVDLADGRRVVVTTHPGAGADGGTWRAAHGPITAASLYDGEEFDARLAVPGFSRPGFDDSAWAGVRGYERDPATLVAAQGPPVRCTRELRPVSVLTTPSGATVLDFGQNLAGRVRIRVRGNAGDRVRLRHAEVLQDGELCTRPLQRARATDTYVLAGDPAGEEWEPRFTMHGFRYVEVTGWPGRLGEEDVVARVLHSDLERTGWFTCSDERLNRLHENVVWSMRSNFVDVPTDCPQRDERLGWTGDVQVFGPTAAFLYDVGGFLASWLADVAVEQLPDGTVPWYVPMIPAEFWDPPQPGAVWGDVAVLLPAVLHERFGDTGVLRRQYASARAWVDLVERLAGPSRLWNTGVQLGDWLDPAAPPEEPAAARTDKYLVATAYFAHSARTLARIAGVLGEEADAARYARLAAEVREAFTREHVRADGRLSSDAQTAYALALAFDLLDEPRRETAGRRLAELVAQDGNRVATGFAGVNLVTDALTRTGHDATAFALLTETGCPSWLYQVSMGATTTWERWDSLLADGTVNPGHMTSFNHYALGSIADWVHRTVAGLAPAAPGYRRLLVRPRPGAGLTAASARHETPYGPASVAWNRRDGELVVDVDVPLGVTATVDLPGRPATEVGAGHHRFAVPDAVPALPGPGAPSALQPT
- a CDS encoding ABC transporter permease subunit, whose product is MYRYGVGGLAIAVSLVVFVVPFAFIVLVAAMDARQAGEFRFAWPREPQVWQNLVEVVQTRDYLLVIAFINSIVLTVASVTIMVVLGAMVAFVLQRRKSRVTALVNFLVLAGLVMPPAVVPTIWVLQRLGMFGTMPGLILVEVAFGLSFTILLFRAFISTIPRELDEAAVLDGAGPLRLFFRVVLPLLRPVLVTVVLVQSVTVFNDFQTPLYFLPGDAGATVQLTLFNFQSQTTSSYNLLFMDILLITIPPLVLYLFFNRQIVAGMTSGAVKG
- a CDS encoding carbohydrate ABC transporter permease, producing the protein MNTVAATTSAPPTRASTPPARRRGRSPYPGWFYLPAAIVYGLLFLIPTLLSLYFSMTRWTIFTSEFTGFDNFVQFFSEPALTKGFVNTFVYAAITSGAKVVLGLALGMLLTSQIVGRGFLRAVVFFPVLVSSVGVGITFQVLMNPSKGAVNAALGVIGIDGPGWLTDPSLALFSVAMVDVWKGVGLATLIYMAGIVSIPKEYYEAAKVDGAGSWTLFRDVVFPLSWPATSTVVTLSLIGGLRSFDLIWAMTKGGPGFTSDVIASVIYKQYQAGFYGLSTAGNVILFVAVIAVVLPLTRLLARKEVEL
- a CDS encoding ABC transporter substrate-binding protein gives rise to the protein MPGGSSYFLVSNVMKRLTQSHRPTRDRLDEETPVAHRTRRTPRTLRVLAALSLTPLVLSACSAGSLGSSDDGGDSGATTLTFLVDNAPQTVATAEALAESFNGSQSEVRVEVETRPQGGEGDNLVKTRLQTGSMDDLFAYNSGSLFQQLAPATTLTPLTGESFLDAVDDSFDPQVSVGDDVYGVPLGTAFGGGVLYNRAVYQQLGLQVPKTWAEFTANNEKIKAAGIAPVIQTYGETWTSQLLVLGDFHNVATANPSFAEDYTAGKAKYATDPAAIKGFEHTQEIHDKGFVNADFASAKVEDGIRTLAAGEGAHYPLLSANVATILSVAPEKIADIGFFALPGDDAAGNGLTAWFPGGVYVPKSTTGEKLDAAKQFLTYLTTTDACDIQSEQSVPTGPYLVDGCDLPADVPQVTKDVSAYFDSGAQSPALEYVSPIKGPALEQILVEVGSGIRSAQDGAALYDQDVQKQAQQLGLEGW
- a CDS encoding LacI family DNA-binding transcriptional regulator, with the protein product MGSTRTARGRGGAPSMVEVAALAGVSVGTVSNVVNHPERVRAETIEKVRAAIEQLGFSRAVPVRAARTNPSVVEVAAVAGVSVGTVSNALNHPEQVRPETLARVRAAIEQLGFTPNANARSLAGGENRTIGLVVVDLGNTLFVDIARGAQREAAARGESLLVTNSDRDDAQQDAHLDLFESARVRGVVLAPLSDPFAGIQRVRRHGTPLVVVNYDDGRQDCCTVLVDNERVGYLAARHMVELGRRRLAWVSELNDLQPVHERQAGVRRAVREAGRGVSLVELDTEGVGENDGDHVVEEVLALPARRRPDALIAVTDMLGASVVEALRGAGLSVPGDIAVMGCDHDARAWGGAVPLTTVRMEGEEMGAAAVRLLADEVAEGVDHVHRRVVVQPSLLVRESSAGRLPR
- a CDS encoding NUDIX domain-containing protein, producing MATRRSAGILLYRFDAAGGVELLVAHMGGPLWARKDEHAWSIPKGEPEEGEDLLDTAAREFAEELGRPLPPVDLVPLGEARQGGGKVVTVWAGELPAGSAFDADDLDPGTFTMEWPPRSGRTAEFPEVDRAAWSTPEQARSRLVKGQAVFVDRLLEHVAGGGGPR